A single window of Kitasatospora sp. HUAS MG31 DNA harbors:
- a CDS encoding phosphatidylglycerol lysyltransferase domain-containing protein, which produces MSVPVSVEPSAEQPRRRGLQTLRTQAAAVPRAWLPGAVGYACLLIGLIDIACAVFPRLRYTRVHLWAGQLPGGTTSLAAAGTLMVGVLLVLLAHALRRRKRRAWRAVCVLLPIGATLHLLRWHQFGQAAISLVLLAVMLVHRREFYAKADPRTRWRALANLVVLGTLSVLLGLLIVSARFKAEVGDPSLFQRLEHVVYGLFGFEGPIGYGNDRVSWFVAYSLGALGLVTASTTAYLALRPEKPEPELTPEDEVKVRELLQRHGQRDSLGYFALRRDKSVLFSPSGKAAISYRVVSGVMLASGDPVGDYEAWPGAIKVFMAEARAHAWVPAVMGCSELGGEIWTREADLDALELGDEAIVDTSVFSLSGRAMRNVRQMVKRIERNGYSCKVRRVSELTLEEKRQVADAAARWRGTDTERGFSMALGRFGDAADDDCVVVTAHKAPEEGEPEGPPGSDLKAVLHFVPWGPDGISLELMRRDREADPGLNELLIVAALQQVSALGVKRVSLNFAMFRSALARGERIGAGPVLRAWRGLLVFLSRWFQIESLYKFNAKFQPEWEPRFLVYPQTRDLPRIGFAAMQAEAFITLGMPRFGRKRQRQGLMPETVTVDKAA; this is translated from the coding sequence ATGAGCGTTCCCGTGTCCGTTGAGCCGTCCGCCGAGCAGCCCCGTCGCCGGGGTCTGCAGACGCTCCGTACCCAAGCCGCCGCCGTCCCGCGGGCCTGGCTCCCCGGAGCCGTCGGCTATGCCTGCCTGCTGATCGGACTGATCGACATCGCCTGCGCGGTGTTCCCCCGGCTGCGCTACACCCGGGTGCACCTGTGGGCCGGTCAGCTGCCCGGCGGCACCACCTCGCTGGCCGCCGCCGGCACGCTGATGGTCGGCGTGCTGCTGGTCCTGCTGGCACACGCCCTCCGCCGCCGCAAGCGCCGCGCCTGGCGCGCCGTCTGCGTCCTGCTGCCGATCGGCGCCACGCTGCACCTGCTGCGCTGGCACCAGTTCGGCCAGGCCGCCATCTCCCTGGTGCTGCTGGCCGTGATGCTGGTGCACCGCCGCGAGTTCTACGCCAAGGCCGACCCGCGGACCCGCTGGCGCGCGCTCGCCAACCTGGTCGTCCTCGGCACCCTCAGCGTCCTGCTCGGCCTGCTGATCGTCAGCGCCCGGTTCAAGGCCGAGGTCGGCGACCCGAGCCTGTTCCAGCGTCTGGAGCACGTGGTCTACGGACTGTTCGGCTTCGAAGGACCCATCGGCTACGGCAACGACCGGGTCTCCTGGTTCGTCGCCTACTCGCTCGGCGCCCTCGGCCTGGTCACCGCCTCCACCACCGCCTACCTCGCGCTCCGCCCGGAGAAGCCCGAGCCGGAGCTCACCCCCGAGGACGAGGTGAAGGTCCGCGAGCTGCTCCAGCGCCACGGCCAGCGCGACTCGCTCGGCTACTTCGCGCTCCGCCGCGACAAGAGCGTGCTGTTCTCGCCCTCCGGCAAGGCCGCGATCTCCTACCGCGTGGTCTCCGGCGTGATGCTCGCCTCCGGCGACCCGGTCGGCGACTACGAGGCCTGGCCCGGCGCCATCAAGGTCTTCATGGCCGAGGCCCGCGCCCACGCCTGGGTGCCCGCCGTCATGGGCTGCAGCGAGCTCGGCGGCGAGATCTGGACCCGCGAGGCGGACCTGGACGCCCTGGAGCTCGGCGACGAGGCCATCGTCGACACCTCCGTCTTCTCGCTCTCCGGCCGGGCGATGCGCAACGTCCGCCAGATGGTCAAGCGGATCGAACGCAATGGCTATTCGTGCAAGGTCCGCCGGGTCTCCGAGCTGACCCTGGAGGAGAAGCGACAGGTCGCCGACGCCGCCGCCCGCTGGCGCGGCACCGACACCGAGCGCGGCTTCTCGATGGCCCTCGGCCGCTTCGGCGACGCCGCCGACGACGACTGCGTGGTCGTCACCGCGCACAAGGCCCCCGAGGAGGGCGAGCCCGAGGGCCCGCCCGGCAGCGACCTCAAGGCCGTGCTGCACTTCGTGCCCTGGGGCCCGGACGGCATCTCCCTGGAGCTGATGCGCCGCGACCGCGAGGCCGACCCCGGCCTCAACGAGCTGCTCATCGTCGCCGCCCTCCAGCAGGTCTCGGCCCTCGGCGTGAAGCGGGTCTCGCTGAACTTCGCGATGTTCCGCTCCGCCCTCGCCCGCGGCGAGCGGATCGGCGCGGGACCGGTGCTGCGCGCCTGGCGCGGTCTGCTGGTGTTCCTCTCCCGCTGGTTCCAGATCGAGTCGCTCTACAAGTTCAACGCCAAGTTCCAGCCCGAGTGGGAGCCGCGGTTCCTGGTCTACCCGCAGACCCGCGACCTCCCGCGGATCGGCTTCGCCGCGATGCAGGCGGAGGCGTTCATCACGCTCGGCATGCCGCGCTTCGGACGCAAGCGCCAGCGGCAGGGGCTGATGCCGGAGACGGTGACGGTGGACAAGGCCGCGTAG
- the folP gene encoding dihydropteroate synthase, protein MNNPLPGLPALDRCAVMGVVNVTPDSFSDGGLWLDPAAAVRHGLDLVAKGADLVDVGGESTRPGAQRVTEEEEIRRVLPVVRELAAAGVVVSVDTMRASVAEQAVAAGARLINDVSGGLADPAMAEVVAATGAPFVVMHWRGQSADMDSLAVYRDVVADVVAELAARTGALLAAGVKEEQLILDPGLGFAKTSEHNWALLGRLDALTALGRPVLVAASRKRFLGTLLANPETGEPRPARQRDDATAAVSVLSARAGAWAVRVHDVAGTADAVRVVAAWQRAAQRG, encoded by the coding sequence ATGAACAACCCGCTGCCCGGACTCCCGGCCCTGGACCGCTGCGCCGTGATGGGCGTGGTCAACGTGACCCCCGACTCGTTCTCCGACGGCGGGCTGTGGCTGGACCCCGCCGCGGCCGTCCGGCACGGGCTCGACCTGGTGGCCAAGGGGGCGGACCTGGTGGACGTCGGCGGCGAGTCCACCCGCCCCGGCGCCCAGCGGGTCACCGAGGAGGAGGAGATCCGCCGGGTCCTCCCGGTGGTCCGCGAGCTGGCCGCCGCCGGCGTGGTCGTCTCCGTGGACACCATGCGGGCGAGCGTCGCCGAGCAGGCCGTCGCCGCCGGCGCCCGGCTGATCAACGACGTCTCCGGCGGCCTCGCCGACCCCGCCATGGCCGAGGTGGTCGCCGCCACCGGCGCCCCCTTCGTGGTGATGCACTGGCGCGGTCAGTCCGCCGACATGGACAGCCTGGCCGTCTACCGGGACGTGGTCGCCGACGTCGTCGCCGAACTCGCCGCCCGGACGGGCGCGCTGCTCGCCGCCGGCGTCAAGGAGGAACAGCTGATCCTGGACCCCGGCCTCGGCTTCGCCAAGACCAGCGAGCACAACTGGGCCCTGCTCGGCCGCCTCGACGCCCTCACCGCCCTCGGCCGGCCGGTCCTGGTCGCGGCATCCCGCAAGCGCTTCCTGGGTACGCTGCTCGCCAACCCGGAAACCGGGGAGCCGAGGCCCGCACGGCAGCGCGACGACGCCACCGCCGCGGTCTCGGTGCTCTCGGCCCGGGCCGGCGCCTGGGCCGTCCGGGTGCACGACGTCGCCGGCACGGCCGACGCCGTACGGGTCGTCGCGGCCTGGCAGCGGGCCGCACAGAGGGGGTAG
- a CDS encoding nuclear transport factor 2 family protein: MAEAANGNNGAAALELDREAVLAANRALYEALENGDLEAVEAIWLGAADADDKHGVVCVHPGWPVLRGRAQVTRSYMLIMANTEYIQFFLTDVEVEVQGDVALVTCTENILSGGEPETEGELGPLVGGKVVSTNVFRRTEDGWHLWSHHGSPVLTSGDDEDEE, encoded by the coding sequence GTGGCAGAAGCGGCGAACGGCAACAACGGCGCGGCCGCCCTGGAGCTCGACCGCGAGGCCGTCCTGGCGGCCAACCGGGCGCTCTACGAGGCGTTGGAGAACGGCGACCTGGAGGCCGTCGAGGCGATCTGGCTCGGCGCCGCCGACGCCGACGACAAGCACGGCGTGGTCTGCGTCCACCCCGGCTGGCCGGTCCTCCGCGGCCGCGCCCAGGTCACCCGGTCGTACATGCTGATCATGGCGAACACCGAGTACATCCAGTTCTTCCTGACCGACGTCGAGGTCGAGGTCCAGGGCGATGTGGCCCTTGTCACCTGCACCGAGAACATCCTCTCCGGCGGCGAGCCGGAGACCGAGGGCGAGCTCGGCCCGCTGGTCGGCGGCAAGGTCGTCTCGACCAACGTCTTCCGTCGCACCGAGGACGGCTGGCACCTCTGGTCCCACCACGGCTCACCCGTCCTGACCAGCGGAGACGACGAGGACGAGGAGTAG